GTTTTCTCCAACGCTTTTTTGGTTGCTTCAATAACTTCGCGTTTCACAACGTTTTTAGGCTTCATTATGGCTGCGAATCTGCTCAATCCTTTCTTGGTTTCAACCAAAACGGTATCCGGCATGATGGGCTTTAACTCTTCAACAAGTGCGTGGTCCCCTATCACCATTGAAACTGGTGCTCCAAATTCGGCTGCGAAAGCTGCATTTATCGTCGTTTCGTTCATTCTTATACCGTTTATCTTCAAACTATGAACGGCCGTGTTGGAGTAAGTGTGATCCATCGTTCCGTGTAACGCTCCCACTCCAGCGTGATATCCCACAAAAAACACCGTTGAAAAAGAAGAATCCATTCCTGCCATCATGTAATAATCGCGCAACCCCCCTCTGACGAGATAAAGCCTGTCATCCAGGGCGGTAAAATCGTACGACATGTTTTCGCCCAAAGAATGAGAATCACAGATCAAAATTTGGTCTATCTTGGAATTCTGGGGAGAACTTTTTATTCCTTCAAGCACCCATTCCATCGTTTCTTCCATGTATCTTCCAAGATACCTCTTGTCTTTGATGTCCACATGATGCCACGCGCTTATTCCTGGTAATCCTTCCATGTCCGTTGAAACAAATATTCTCATCTTCTTTCCCTCCTCTTGACAAATTAAGTACGCTTGTATTATAATCCATTTGTCCGTTCCACCATAGCTCAATCGGTAGAGCATCCGGCTGTTAACCGGAGGGTTGTAGGTTCGAGTCCTACTGGTGGAGCCATTTTTTTATATTTTTAATTCTGAAAGGACTTGGCATGACTCAAAACGAAAAGCTTCTTGAAGAAATGCTTCAAATACTTCATAAAATAACTAAAAAAGGCAGAAAGATCAAAAAGACGTTAGATCTGGTTGAAGCCTTTGATAAAACCAATTTTGCCGTGTATTCAATAGGAAAAGACAAGATAAACCTTTTGAATAATGTGGAAGGATTCCCCAAAAGCGTACGCTATTCCGCCAAAAAAGGAGATAGTGCCGTTTCAAATATCGCACGATATTTCGGAGTAGATCCAGAAAAAAATCTGTTAGAATTTGTTCTTTGGGAAAAAGATGCACATCTTCTATTTGTCAGAAAGATGATCTCTAAAGACGAAGAATTTCATGTTCGGTTAGCGTGGACATTTTTTGGAACGATAAAAAATCTTTTAAGGTTAAATCTTTCATGAAGTACATTTCCACTTTTTTCGTCATTCTGGGATTGTTTCTCGTTTTCTATTCTCTTATATCTTACAGCCCTTCATTTTTCTTTCCCTTCAATTGGATAGGGCTTGTTCTTTTAATACTCTCCATTTCATTTCTCATTTTACGTTTTAAAACTCCTAAATTATCGCAATACGCCCTTTTCATTTTAGGGCTTTTGGTGATGATCAACGCCTATTTCTATTTCAAGCAATGTTCGAATTTAAAAGGATTCGAAGTAATAGGAGGATTTTTAATATCCGTTTTTTCCCTTTTCTTAAAATAAAATCTCACATTGTGCATCAATGCTACAAAGTATTTCAAAAAGAGATTAAATCCCACTCTCGAAGTACTTGTCAGAACATATGAGCTCCCCATCTGGAAATTCACAAATATGAGGTTGAAAGGCACAGGACGTGCCGAGAAAGCGAAGCACTCATGGACGAGTGTCTGAGCGTGCCTTGTATTTTGAATTGAAAGACGGAAAGAAGAGCGAATCCGTTCTGGCATGACTTCGAAAAAATCGTCTTGCTCGCTTGGAAAGCGGGTTCTAAATCTAAAAGCGTTGCATTCAAATGTTGCCCACATTTTTTATAAATAATTTTTGTAATGTCTCTTGTAATACCTTTTGTAATGTTTACGCACAACATAAGATAAAATGTATTTCTCCTTTTCAAACGATTTTATGTTATGATTTGGTAAGATAGGAAACAACGAATGAAGAACGAAGGAGGAATGTAAATGGACATAGGAAGTGCAAAACTTGAATGGGTCGCCCAAAGAATGGAAGTTATAAACACACTTGTAAAAAAATACGAGGCTGAACAGCCCTTAAAAGGTGTAAAAGTTGCCGTGTCAGTACATTTAGAAGCAAAAACTGGATATCTAGCTTTATCCATTGCAAAGCTGGGTGCAGATGTTACCGTAACAGGTTCAAACCCTCTGAGCACTCAAGATGAAATAGTGGCCGAATTGAAAAAAAGAGGTCTTCGTGTAAATGCTGAACGCACACATGATGTGAGCGTTTATGAAAACAATTTACAAAAAACGCTGGATTTCAAGCCAAATGTAATAGTTGATGATGGCGCAGATCTAACCGTTACCGCTCATGAAAAGAGAAAAGAAGTGCTTGAAAACTTGTGGGGCGTCTGTGAAGAAACCACAAGTGGTGTTAAAAGGATAAAGGCACTTGAAAACTTCAACAAACTCGCGGTCCCCGCAATATTGGTGAACGATGCCG
This DNA window, taken from Mesoaciditoga lauensis cd-1655R = DSM 25116, encodes the following:
- a CDS encoding M55 family metallopeptidase, with amino-acid sequence MRIFVSTDMEGLPGISAWHHVDIKDKRYLGRYMEETMEWVLEGIKSSPQNSKIDQILICDSHSLGENMSYDFTALDDRLYLVRGGLRDYYMMAGMDSSFSTVFFVGYHAGVGALHGTMDHTYSNTAVHSLKINGIRMNETTINAAFAAEFGAPVSMVIGDHALVEELKPIMPDTVLVETKKGLSRFAAIMKPKNVVKREVIEATKKALEKTEKGEVKPYKLEAPYTLEITFRSTEMADEASLTPGVERVNGYTIKYVSSSYKDIMQLLLAVIYASRIATEMGR